Part of the Triticum aestivum cultivar Chinese Spring unplaced genomic scaffold, IWGSC CS RefSeq v2.1 scaffold8653, whole genome shotgun sequence genome, TGCATGGTCCATGCCACCATGCCTGCAAAGCCGTACGTCGATTTGTACCCCCTGCGGATTACAGGACCGCTAGATGATTGTTGTCTATCTGACTGACATATGCGTGGCCACCAAGATACATGTGCGCATTTTATTGATACGTGACACAGGGGTGAGCAGTATGAGTGTGCGCGCATGTCCCATGTTTATATAAACAAAAAGAAATGAATATCATAGCCTATATAAAAATTAACGAAATACCCCACCGGCCGCACAAATTTCACTGGGCCCATCGATTACGCTCACATGTTGAATGGTTCACGCTGGCCCCACGAAACCCTTTCTCACCGTCCGTCTTGGCTTACTCTATCCCGGTTTATCAATGTCCTTTATATTTTTGGTGTAACTTTGATCGCAAAATTACCTAGTAAGCTATAAATAAATATAGTCAAAGTATTATTTTAGAAATTTTCATTGCTCTATACCACCTATGGTCTTCCCCTAACTCCAAGGTTATACTTTGGTCAACAGAGCATAGCGTTTGTCTCATTAATCTGTTGGATATATGTtcgcaaaaagaaagaaaaatcctTGCTCAAATTTTGCATCTTTTGTTTTCCATGGTCATTGTGATGCGACACGTTTAGTTGTGTAGTGCTTTTGACATTGGTTGCTGGTTTGTAGGGACCTGCAATTCCCTTTTTCCCTCCTGCGTGAGGTTGGGCTTTTTGTATTACTGTACCGTGGCTATGTTTGAGGGTGGAATTTAATTGTCAGCTAAGTAGTGATGCGGTCTGAACCTGGTTTAGATGCTGCCAGGATTTCCTTGTCGATGTCATGAACTATTTAACAATTTCAATCAAATTGGGAACCTGGTTTAGATGCTGCCAAGATTTCTGTTTTTCGGCGTTCTCCCATCAAACATTGTTTTTTTCTTCTAACGTTAGTTTATACAGAAAGCCTATAgctcccaaagaaaagaaagaggccACCTTCGGACTAGCTTGTATTGTTACTATCCCAGGTGGCTTCGTTTAGAAAAGAACGAGGCTACCTCACACTATTGTATATATCGTGAAACACACTTGGTAGATCATATATATAATACTGCTAATTGCTTGTTTTTTTTTCTGGCGTGTATTTTTAAACAAAAGGGAGGAGCTCCCCGACTCCCATTTTTACTAAAAGGAAGCCACAAACCCAAGTATCACATCAACCTCAAAGGCAGTTTATAACTCACTCAACACACCAAAAAAAGACTTATTACCGACATGCCTGATATATGGTCTCACTTTTCTGGATGAACAACGAAGCTAAAATGAGTAAAGCACAAATCTTCTCATGAATCTTTCCTGCTTACAAAGGTTGGGGTTGATGGCGAGTTCACATATGGGGCCAACATGATAAAAAAAACTCATACATTTGTACCCTCATTTGGGGCTAACAATATTCTAAGATACATAAATGAACAAATGTACTTTTACGCACATGTCAATCTGACATAAATAAACAAACACCTTATTATTTGTGAGCACAACACTACTGTTAAAAAACACAACAAATGTAGCTCAAAATCATTATCTTGGTTTTAGTTTCTATTCTAAATCAAAATTTACATTCCCATTCTCCCATAGTTCAGAACTGAGAATGTTGTCTCATTGTATATGTTGCAAAGGACCTACCATAATTGCTTAGGATTCTCTAACAACTCCAGCATGATCATTCGTCATGTTTTTCTCCTCTTTTTAACCGTCAACAGCGCAATCATACCAAAGATATATCTCCTAAGTCGGTGGTCTAACTACTTTTTACATAGCTTCATAGCAAAGCACGGGAACTTTGCTAGTAAGAATAAAGCTCACACCAAAAGAAATAAATCCCTTCGTGCTAAGTaatagtaatactccctccgtttttatttactctgcatattagagacCAAGTTTATACAAAAAGTACAACTATTTACtataacaaatatatatgatgtgaaagtacattctataataaatctaatgatattgatttgttattgtatatattaatatttttgtttataaattttGTCAAAGTTTACGAAGCTTGACTTTGACTAAAGCTAATACGTAAACTAAATAAaatagagggagtatcatgcatatatCCGTTGCCAGCGCTGATAAAATAAGTAGATGAGCCAGCAGTGCCGCCGTACGTCCAGCGGTCCAGGAGGCCAAGATCGAGCACTGTGTGCACAGTTGATGCATAGTGCTTCTCTTAGAAAGGACGATGTATACTGTAGATTGAGACCTGAGCAAAGTATGCCAGCTGAAGTGAAGTGTGTGTCTTGGCATGCATGCCGGGACAGACCGGGTCATAATTCAGACCTTGTCAGGACGTACGAACCGACGACGACACAACTGATCACTACGTTTGTGGAGGCATCTCCTTTTGGCCATGTGTAGGTTTTCTTGTTATGTGCCGACATATGGTACATGCATGTCTTGGCACTTGGCAGACTGAACGAAGAGGACAAAAAGAGGACTTATAATATTCATACaggtttgctatttcacatctagatgtgaaatagctatCTCACATCTAAATGCATAGCCATTGGATTTTGTCCTGTCTTTGAGATTCGCGCGTACAACTTTGTTCGTCCCGCTTCGTGCGCGCTCACGTCACTGGTGCCGTTGCCTGTCTCGCGGCCCGTTCTTTCCCGTGGATTTTGCGTAGCGGGCCGTTGTTTGTTGTGCTGGCGGGCCGTTTTTTGTCTCTGTGGGAGCAGGTTCGTGAATTAAGAGGGTGGCGATTCAGTTGTGTCCTCTTCACATCCTTCTCCTTCACGAGGCATTCATTTCGCCTCGTTCCCCATTCTCCTCTTCGTCAGTTGCTCCTGGAGGCGACGGCGACTTCTGGAGAGCTACAAGAAGAGAGAGACGCATTGGAGTGAGTTGCATCTGTTGTTCTCccctttcttctcttctttcttcgtGTATGTGGTTTGCTCACAGATCTAGTATCTAGTTTATGGGTTGTTTTTGTGTGTTAATCGATCTAGGGTTCGTGCTTCCAATGCCTCCATGAGTTTGTTTATTTTTGTTTGTGTGTCCATCGATTTTAGGAAAGGTTTTTTGCCCGCTCGCAATCCCCCTGATTGTTAGAAGCACGAGGCTCCTTTTTTTTTGTCTGTGTTTTTCGATCTATCTAGTGGTGGGTGGAGCTGCTGGTGAGGTGAGGATTTCGGGTGTAGATAAGGATTGATAAAGAATTGAGTGTGTCACTGCTCATTTTTGTATAGATTATAGCCTCTTTTTTTGGTAGGTGGGGGTGTTTATTTCAGTGTTAGGGTTTGATGGATGGAGCAGATTTTTGTTCAATCTCTCTGATAGACTCACGGAGGATTCAGAAAGATTTTTTCAGTGCCATGTGGTGTGTAGTTTGTTTAATGGGGCCGATTTTACATGCTCTGCTAAATTCCCAGTAGATACAGATTCAGAAACATTAATGTTCAGAAAGATTCAGTGTTGTGATTCAGATTTTATATGCTCTGCTAAATTCACAGTAGATACAGATTCAGAAAGATAAATGTTCAGAAAGATTCAGTGTTGTGATTCAGATTTTATATGATCTGCTAGATTTTTTGTGTTTGTCTTTTTTGTGAGcatgtggtctacttgttgcaggCTGAACTCAACTTTTCTAAGAGTTGTGAATCAACTTTTTTTATATGCAAACAACTGAATATAAATAGAGAAGCAACTCAGAGATGAATCAGCATAGACCATGTGTTTTTTGTTCAGGTTGATTTTTTTGGATTAGTGTTTTTTTGCTAGACTCAGTGGCAGATTTGTACATTTGTTTTATGTTTTAGCAGTATATAGTTGATATCTGTATTAGTTTTAGTATGTATGTTTTGACAGAGCTAGTTTTGATTTATATCAGTCAATGTTTTCATTCATTCTTTCTTTTTTCAGTCATTTGTTTTTGTGACATTTGTTTGTTTCTTTATGTCAGGTGGCGGCGATTGCTTGGGAGCGagaaggggagggggaggagaggagcAGCCAAGTATGTGGCGTTTTCCCATGATTTATGTGTTTTTTTATTTCTTCCCATTTTAGATTTAGTAAAATGTCATCTGTGTTTATTTTATGTGTATAGGTTAAAGTAGTGTGCACCGGTGGTATTAAATTAGTGTGTTAGTCACCGAATGGTTTTCCGAGCAAGCAATTTTCTACTTGTCATGTATTTGAGGAAGAGAGATATGACCCACCCCTGGTTTTGTATTTTTGAATGTTGGGGTTGATGCTATGTACATATATGTATGCATTTTTTGATTGAATCATGGGCTGCATTAAAACTGAAGAGTTGAGATTGAATTTGAATTGTACTTTTTCTCATAGCAGACTATGCATGCCTTAGTGTAGACGTGAAGATAAATTTCTACAGATTTGCTattttcacatctagatgtgaaataactATCTCACATTTAAGTCCAGAGCCATTGGATTTATTCCGTCTTTAGATTCGCGCAAATCGTTTTTTTGTCTCCGCTAGTACATTCTGTCGGGTTCGCTCGTGTTTTCTGGTCTGTTGTGCGGCCCGTAGTCGATGCTAGCAGCGGACCGGGGGCGGGTTTGTGGTGTTTGTTGAGCTAACGGGCCGTGTTTGTCCATCTCAGAGCAGTTTTGAAGAGGAGGGGGCGACCATCCTTTTTTCCCATCGCACTAGTTTCTCCCCGTTCCCCATTCCTCCTCAACAGGAGCTCCAGGAGGCGGTGATTTCTGGAGAGTGAGATGGGAGAGAGACGCAATTGGAGTGAGTTGCCCTCGTTTTCCTTGTTTTTTTGCTCTGTCCGGTTACTGTTCCTTGCTCACAGATTTAGCACCATCCTCTGTTATTTGTTTGTGTGTTCATCGATCTAGGTTTGCCCCTCAATTCTAGCCAAATGTGGGTAGGGTTCGTTACAGTTTAGCACGTCCCCTTTTTTGTTTGTGTATTTGATCTATCCACGGTTTGTTCCTCAAATTATCCAAATGTGGATGTGGATTTCAAGTAGATAAAGATTCAGCAGGTTGTTTTGGGCGATTTAGATTGAAAACAATAGGCAGTCTTTTGTATCTCCTGCTAGAAGTTTAGTATATCTTTGTGTAGTGTGCGGAGATTCAGTATCTCGTGCTAGAAATTCAGTATAATCTTGTGTAGTGTGCAGAGATTCAGTATCTTGTGATAGAAATTCAGTATAATCTTATGTAGTGTGCAGAGATTCAGTATCTCCTGCTATAATTTCAGCATAATCTTGTATCAATCATAGTTGATTTTTGTCTTTCAGTCTAGATCCATGTTCTTCCATTTTCCATGTCAGTACTTCTGTTAAGTTTTTGTCCAGTATAACAACTTATACATGTGTTTTTATTTTGTCTTAGTGAGTATTTGGATCAATGTGGCAGGCTAAAACCAATTTTTCAGTCTAGATATTTTTTTGTTTGAAAGAAAAGAGATGAACATAAATAAAGAAGCACCTCACGAATGCATCACCTTATACTTTTTTGTCTGTGTATTTCATCAATATAGGTGTTTTCTTTTTTCAGTTCACCCAAATGCGGGGAGTCGGGTGGATTTCAGGTAGTCAAGATTCAGTGTGGTGGCTGCGTAGTTTGTCTTTTAGTTCACCCGAATAAGTTGTCCGTGTTAGCTAGCTGAATCGTCGGGTAAACTTGGATATACTATACTGTATACATGTTTGTTTTCCTCCAGGAAATTCGCCTGTCATGCGAGAAACAGGTTTTTGCCTTTAAATGAGGCCGGTAGTTTTTAAGGTGGCTGGAGGCATTGAATGGATCTTTTCATCGTGTTTCCTTTTAGGTGACTGAGTTGTGTGTTGAACTTGTGCTGGTAGGCCTGAGCCCATGCTTATGCTTTTGAGCGGCacctttttcttcctcttctttttcttaccATGTGCATCCATCCTTTTTTTAAAGACTTCCAACTTCAGCAATAGGTTCAGAATGTCTCCGCCTTAGTTTTGATTCTAGGCAGAAGGTAAATTAGTCTGCTGCCAAACTGAGCTTTTCATTGGGCTACTAATTATTTTGGCTTTTATGAACATTCATTTGTTTTTTTGTAGGTTTTTACAGTATTTGTTATTTTTCCAGTACAAATGGCTCGGTTTCTGAAAAGAATCTTTTTATCCATGCAGGATGGTGTGCCCAGACTGTCATTCGCATTGCGAGAATGACAACAAGCAGATATTTTTTTGAATTGTCATTCGTGAGGGCTCCAAAGCCGCCCTCACCAACAGTGGTAATTTTCCTTTTGTTTCTTTTGTCGCAAATGTTTATTTTCATCTTTTTTTATATTTGCtaattgttttgattttttttcaNNNNNNNNNNtttttctttttcttttttgttgttgttaacaGAATATCCCATGCACAGCCAGTTGATATGCTGTCGTTGTGAATCTATCATTGACACACAATTGGGTTTTTTTCCGCTACAAGGCGTTgtcttagttgcaagtccaccatcaacACACAACTATAGGCTTCCTACATAACGACGCTCCCAGTTTGCAGGTCCATCATTGACATGGAATTGTGGGTTTTCTTTCTAGTTGTTTTTACTCTAGTTGCAAATCTATCATTGACACACACTAGGATCTTTTTTGTAGTTATTTTTGCAAGTTGACCCTTGACTCGCAAGATTTTTTGTGTAGTCATAGTCGCCCCAGTTGCAAGTAGACCATCAACTTGCAACTAAGCTTTGTAGTTTTTTCTCATGCCACTTGCAAGTCGACCTTTGACTCGCAACTGGTTTTTTTGTGTAATCATAGccgccctagttgcaagtccatcatcgactcgcaactcggaCTTGTATTTCTTTTTTCATGCCACTTGCAAGACGAACCTCGACTCGCAATTAGGATTTTTTGTGTAGTTGTAGTCACGCCACTTGCAAGTCCACCAACAACTTGCAACTCGGCTCGTAGTTTTTTCCACGTCACTTGCAAGtcgaccctcgacttgcaactgggttTTCATGTAGTTGTAATCGCCGCAGTTGCGAGTGCATCATCAACTCGCAACTCGAACCCGTGGTTCTTTGTCTCATGCCACATGCAAGTCgatcctcgactcgcaactagttTTTTTTGTAGCCGTAGTCAGTTGCAAGTCGgtcatcaactcgcaactaggcttGTACTTTATTGTTTCATGCCACTTGCACGTCGACCCTCGATGCGCAATTGAGGTTTTGTGTAGTTGTAATCGCCTTAGTTCCAAGTGCACCATCGAGTCTCAACTCGGCCTGTACTTTTTCTGTTTCATTCCACTTGCAAGTTGACCCTCGACTCGCAATTCAGATATTTTGTGTAGTTGTAGTCACGCCAATTACatgtccaccatcgactcgcaactcggcTCACGTCACTTGCAAGTCGACCCTCGACTTACAACTGGGGTTTAATGTAGTTGTaatcgccccagttgcaagtccaccatcgactcgcaactcggaCCCGTAGTTCTCGTTTCATGCCACTTGCAAGATGCCCATTGACTCGCAACTTGGGTTTTTTGTGTAGTTGTAGTCAcgccagttgcaagtccaccattcaCTCGCAACTCGGCTCGTACTATTTTGTTTTATATCACTTGCAAGTCGAccctggacttgcaactggggtttCCATGTAGTTCTaatcgccccagttgcaagtccaccatcgactcgcaactcgtGCTGTACTTTTTGTTTCATGTCACTTGCAAGTTGACCTTCGACTCGCAACCAGGGTTTATTTGTGTAGTTGTAGTCCCCGCAGTTGCAAGTCCACTATCAACTCGCAACTCAGCCTGTACTTTTTGTTTCTTGCCATTTGCAAGTTGACCCTCAACTCGCAACTGGTTTTTTGTGTAGTTGTAGTTACGCCAGTTGCAAGTCGACCATCGACTTGCAACGCTGCTCGTACTTTTTTNNNNNNNNNNNNNNNNNNNNNNNNNNNNNNNNNNNNNNNNNNNNNNNNNNNNNNNNNNNNNNNNNNNNNNNNNNNNNNNNNNNNNNNNNNNNNNNNNNNNNNNNNNNNNNNNNNNNNNNNNNNNNNNNNNNNNNNNNNNNNNNNNNNNNNNNNNNNNNNNNNNNNNNNNNNNNNNNNNNNNNNNNNNNNNNNNNNNNNNNNNNNNNNNNNNNNNNNNNNNNNNNNNNNNNNNNNNNNNNNNNNNNNNNNNNNNNNNNNNNNNNNNNNNNNNNNNNNNNNNNNNNNNNNNNNNNNNNNNNNNNNNNNNNNNNNNNNNNNNNNNNNNNNNNNNNNNNNNNNNNNNNNNNNNNTTTTAGGTCACTTGCAAGTTAATCCACGACTTGCAACTGGGGTTTCTATGTAGTTGTAATTGTCCCAgctgcaagtccaccatcgactcgcaacttggACCCGTAATTCTTGTTTCATGCCCACTTGCAAGTTGCCATTTGACTTGCAAACTAGGTTTTTTGGATAGTTGTAGTCACGCCACTTGCAAGTcaaccctcgacttgcaactggggttTTTATATAGTTGTAATCGCCCTAGTTGCAAGTCTACCATCTACTCGCAACTCAGACCCGTAGTTCTTTGTTTCATGTCACTTGCAAGTCGACCCTCGACTCTCAACTAGTTTTTTTGTAGTCATAGTCACCCTAGTTGCAAGtgcaccatcgactcgcaactcggcTTGTACTTTTTTATTTCATGCCACTTGCAAGTTGACCCTCGACTTGCAATTGGGGTATTTTTTGTAGTTGTAGTCACGCCccgttgcaagtccaccatcgactcacaactgggCTTGTAGTTTTTGTTTCACGTCACTTGCAAGTCGACCCTCGACTTACAACTAGGGTTTAATGTAGTTTATAATCgccccagttgcatgtccaccatcGACCCGAACCCGTAGTTACATGCCACTTGTAGGTCGCCCTTTGACTTGCAAAATCAGTTTTTTGTGTAGTTGTAGTCAcgtcagttgcaagtccaccaacGACTCGCAACTCGGATCGTAGTTTTTGTTTCACGCCACTTG contains:
- the LOC123172317 gene encoding uncharacterized protein — translated: MHVLALGRLNEEDKKRTYNIHTVVSSSHPSPSRGIHFASFPILLFVSCSWRRRRLLESYKKRETHWSGGDCLGARRGGGGEEQPRWCAQTVIRIARMTTSRYFFELSFVRAPKPPSPTVNIPCTAS